In one window of Saccharomyces paradoxus chromosome VII, complete sequence DNA:
- the SEC27 gene encoding coatomer subunit beta' (Essential beta'-coat protein of the COPI coatomer~similar to YGL137W), translating into MKLDIKKTFSNRSDRVKGIDFHPTEPWVLTTLYSGRVEIWNYETQIEVRSIQVTETPVRAGKFIARKNWIIVGSDDFRIRVFNYNTGEKVVDFEAHPDYIRSIAVHPTKPYVLSGSDDLTVKLWNWENNWALEQTFEGHEHFVMCVAFNPKDPSTFASGCLDRTVKVWSLGQSTPNFTLTTGQERGVNYVDYYPLPDKPYMITASDDLTIKIWDYQTKSCVATLEGHMSNVSFAVFHPTLPIIISGSEDGTLKIWNSSTYKVEKTLNVGLERSWCIATHPTGRKNYIASGFDNGFTVLSLGNDVPTLSLDPVGKLVWSGGKNAAASDIFTAVIRGNEEVEQDEPLSLQTKELGSVDVFPQSLAHSPNGRFVTVVGDGEYVIYTALAWRNKAFGKCQDFVWGPDSNSYALIDETGQIKYYKNFKEVTSWSVPLHSVIDRLFPGALLGVKSDGFVYFFDWDNGTLVRRIDVNAKDVIWSDNGELVMIVNTNSSGDEASGYTLLFNKDAYLEAASNGNIDDSEGVDEAFDVLYELSESVTSGKWVGDVFIFTTATNRLNYFVGGKTYNLAHYTKEMYLLGYLARDNKVYLADREVHVYGYEISLEVLEFQTLTLRGEIEEAIENVLPNVEGKDSLTKIARFLEGQEYYEEALNISPDQDQKFELALKVGQLTLARDLLTDESAEMRWRSLGDASLQRFNFKLAIEAFTKAHDLESLFLLHSSFNNKEGLVALAKDAETAGKFNLAFNAYWIAGDILGAKDLLIKSERFSEAAFLGSTYGLGDDEVNDIVTKWKENLILNGKKTVSERVCEAEGLASSSSPADTQPLIDLDSTPTPKEAQEDEEAEDEEAEDEDSEFKESNSGEAEVEKEEEAPQQHQQPQQQSEQGVAVSEPAEEES; encoded by the exons ATGAAGTTGGACATAAAG AAAACTTTCAGTAATAGATCCGATAGAGTCAAAGGTATTGATTTTCATCCAACTGAGCCATGGGTTTTGACAACCTTGTACTCTGGCCGTGTTGAGATTTGGAATTACGAAACACAAATTGAGGTTAGATCCATTCAAGTTACCGAAACACCTGTTAGAGCAGGTAAATTCATTGCAAGAAAGAattggataattgttgggagTGATGATTTCAGGATCAGAGTCTTCAATTATAATACAGGTGAAAAAGTCGTCGATTTCGAAGCTCATCCAGACTATATCCGTTCCATTGCTGTACATCCAACAAAGCCTTATGTCTTATCCGGAAGTGATGATTTGACAGTCAAACTATGGAATTGGGAAAATAATTGGGCCTTAGAACAAACGTTTGAAGGCCACGAACATTTTGTCATGTGCGTCGCATTCAATCCAAAGGATCCTTCTACGTTTGCTTCCGGATGTTTGGACCGAACCGTTAAAGTTTGGTCACTGGGACAATCGACACCAAATTTTACGTTAACTACAGGACAGGAAAGAGGTGTAAATTATGTTGATTATTACCCATTACCTGACAAGCCCTATATGATTACTGCATCGGACGACTTAACCATCAAAATTTGGGATTACCAAACAAAGTCATGTGTAGCCACTCTAGAAGGCCACATGTCTAACGTTTCTTTTGCTGTTTTTCATCCAACGTTACCCATTATAATTTCTGGCTCCGAAGATGGTACTTTAAAGATCTGGAATTCCTCCACTTACAAGGTGGAAAAGACTTTAAATGTTGGCTTAGAAAGAAGTTGGTGTATTGCTACCCACCCAACGGGACGTAAAAACTACATTGCATCCGGGTTTGATAATGGATTTACCGTACTTTCATTGGGAAATGATGTACCAACTTTATCACTTGACCCCGTCGGTAAGCTAGTGTGGTCAGGTGGTAAAAATGCCGCAGCTTCAGACATTTTTACTGCCGTTATAAGAGGTAACGAAGAAGTTGAACAAGATGAACCATTATCCTTACAAACTAAAGAGCTGGGGTCTGTTGATGTTTTCCCTCAATCTTTAGCCCATTCTCCAAACGGTAGGTTTGTTACAGTTGTCGGGGATGGTGAATACGTTATCTATACAGCTTTAGCTTGGAGAAACAAAGCATTTGGTAAATGCCAAGACTTTGTTTGGGGCCCCGACTCCAACAGTTATGCTTTAATTGACGAGACTGGACAAATCAAATACTAcaagaatttcaaagaagtTACATCATGGTCTGTCCCATTGCATTCTGTTATTGATAGACTATTTCCAGGTGCCTTATTGGGTGTGAAGTCTGATGGctttgtttatttcttcGACTGGGACAACGGTACACTAGTTAGAAGAATTGATGTTAATGCTAAGGATGTAATTTGGTCCGATAACGGTGAGCTAGTAATGATTGTCAACACCAATAGTAGCGGTGATGAAGCGAGCGGTTACACCTTATTATTTAACAAGGATGCTTACCTTGAAGCAGCAAGTAATGGTAATATCGACGATTCAGAAGGTGTTGATGAAGCTTTTGACGTATTGTATGAGCTAAGCGAATCCGTTACATCAGGCAAATGGGTTGGTGAtgtctttatttttaccaCAGCAACTAACAGACTAAACTATTTCGTCGGTGGTAAGACTTATAACTTAGCCCATTACACAAAGGAAATGTACCTTTTAGGCTATTTGGCACGTGATAATAAAGTATATTTAGCTGACAGAGAGGTGCATGTTTATGGTTACGAAATATCCCTAGAGGTTCTGGAGTTCCAAACATTGACTTTAAGAGGggaaattgaagaagccATTGAAAATGTGCTTCCAAATGTTGAAGGTAAGGACTCTCTTACAAAGATCGCTAGATTTCTGGAAGGCCAAGAATATTATGAAGAAGCATTAAATATTTCTCCTGATCAAGATCAAAAATTCGAGTTAGCCTTAAAAGTCGGTCAACTTACGCTCGCTCGCGATTTGTTGACGGATGAGAGCGCTGAAATGAGATGGAGATCCTTGGGTGATGCTTCCTTGCAGAGGTTCAATTTTAAGCTTGCTATTGAAGCTTTCACAAAAGCGCATGACCTAGAATCTTTATTCCTATTGCACTCATCTTTCAATAACAAAGAGGGATTGGTCGCTTTAGCTAAAGATGCTGAAACAGCCGGTAAGTTCAATTTGGCTTTCAATGCGTATTGGATCGCTGGCGATATACTAGGCGCTAAGGATCTTTTAATCAAGTCCGAAAGGTTTTCTGAAGCCGCTTTCTTAGGATCAACGTATGGTTTGGGGGATGATGAAGTTAACGATATTGTTacaaaatggaaagaaaatttgatacTCAATGGTAAGAAGACTGTATCAGAAAGGGTTTGCGAGGCCGAAGGTTTAGCAAGCTCCTCGAGTCCAGCCGATACCCAGCCGCTGATTGATTTAGATTCTACTCCAACACCAAAAGAAGCtcaagaagacgaagaagctgaagacgaagaagctgaagaCGAAGACAGCGAGTTTAAAGAATCCAATTCAGGGGAAGCTGAAGtcgaaaaagaagaggaagctCCACAACAACATCAACAACCACAACAACAGTCAGAGCAAGGAGTGGCAGTGTCAGAACcagcagaagaagagagcTAA
- the MRM2 gene encoding 21S rRNA (uridine2791-2'-O) methyltransferase (Mitochondrial 2' O-ribose methyltransferase~similar to YGL136C), which translates to MSASNTDRKFQPSGKAYRSESNDYTYGRESYIMLLAYNRIRSIVSSSLGRIYVRYNSNSQNKWLNRQLRDPYTKEAKVQNLRSRAAFKLMQIDDKYRLFNKNKSDQRILDLGYAPGAWSQVARQRSSPDSMILGVDILPCEPPRGVNSIQANILAKRTHDLIRLFFSKHFQLNRHDELHKDHGYFQDMLEEELTHVKDTELYREIFTSDDNYDTPGTNSTLKEREKFPVDVIISDMYEPWPQTTGFWNNITNQAYFRMANTTGVSIRDHYQSIDLCDAALITAIDLLRPLGSFVCKLYTGEEENLFKKRMEAVFNNVHKFKPDASRSESKETYYIGLKKKKNIDKLDVFSN; encoded by the coding sequence atgtcAGCCTCAAATACAGATAGAAAGTTTCAACCGTCAGGAAAGGCTTACAGGTCTGAAAGTAATGACTACACGTACGGACGGGAAAGTTACATCATGCTTTTAGCGTACAATCGTATCAGGAGTATAGTATCGTCTTCTTTAGGTCGAATATATGTACGATATAATTCTAACTCACAAAACAAATGGCTGAATAGACAACTGAGGGATCCCTATACAAAAGAGGCCAAGGTCCAAAATCTGAGGTCTAGAGCTGCATTCAAGCTTATGCAGATTGATGATAAATATCGgcttttcaataaaaataaatcagaCCAGAGAATACTAGATCTTGGGTATGCTCCGGGGGCTTGGTCTCAAGTAGCACGACAAAGAAGTTCGCCGGATTCAATGATATTGGGTGTTGACATTCTGCCTTGTGAACCTCCGCGTGGTGTGAACTCGATTCAAGCTAATATTCTGGCCAAAAGAACTCATGATCTTATACGGCTCTTTTTTTCGAAGCACTTCCAATTAAATAGACACGATGAGTTGCATAAGGACCATGGCTACTTCCAGGACATGCTCGAGGAGGAACTAACTCATGTGAAAGACACTGAATTATATCGTGAAATATTTACCTCTGATGACAATTATGACACTCCGGGTACAAATAGTACCCTAAAAGAACGAGAAAAATTCCCAGTTGATGTAATTATAAGTGATATGTATGAACCCTGGCCTCAAACAACCGGCTTTTGGAATAACATTACTAATCAAGCTTATTTTAGGATGGCTAATACAACTGGCGTCAGCATAAGAGACCACTACCAATCTATTGATTTGTGTGATGCCGCCTTAATTACAGCTATAGATTTATTGCGACCCTTAGGCTCGTTTGTTTGTAAATTGTACAccggtgaagaagaaaacctgtttaaaaaaaggatggAGGCAGTTTTCAATAACGTCCACAAGTTTAAGCCTGACGCTTCCAGAAGCGAATCTAAAGAGACCTATTATATTGGgttaaagaagaaaaaaaatatagataAACTGGACGTGTTTAGTAACTGA
- the RPL1B gene encoding 60S ribosomal protein uL1 (Ribosomal 60S subunit protein L1B~similar to YGL135W) → MSKISSSQVREHVKELLKYSNETKKRNFLETVELQVGLKNYDPQRDKRFSGSLKLPNCPRPNMSICIFGDAFDVDRAKSCGVDAMSVDDLKKLNKNKKLIKKLSKKYNAFIASEVLIKQVPRLLGPQLSKAGKFPTPVSHNDDLYGKVTDVRSTIKFQLKKVLCLAVAVGNVEMEEDVLVNQILMSVNFFVSLLKKNWQNVGSLVVKSSMGPAFRLY, encoded by the coding sequence ATGTCTAAGATCAGCTCTTCTCAAGTCAGAGAACACGTCAAGGAATTGTTGAAGTATTCCAACGAAACCAAGAAGAGAAACTTCTTGGAAACCGTCGAACTACAAGTCGGTTTGAAGAACTATGACCCTCAAAGAGACAAGCGTTTCTCTGGTTCTTTGAAGTTGCCAAACTGTCCAAGACCAAACATGTCCATCTGTATCTTCGGTGATGCTTTCGATGTTGACAGAGCTAAGTCTTGTGGTGTTGACGCTATGTCCGTCGATGActtgaagaagttgaacaagaacaagaagttGATCAAGAAGTTGTCCAAGAAGTACAACGCCTTCATCGCTTCCGAAGTCTTGATTAAGCAAGTTCCAAGACTATTGGGTCCTCAATTGTCCAAGGCTGGTAAGTTCCCAACTCCAGTCTCTCACAACGATGACTTGTACGGTAAGGTCACTGATGTCAGATCTACCATCAAGttccaattgaagaaggtcTTGTGTTTGGCTGTTGCTGTCGGTAACGttgaaatggaagaagacGTTTTGGTTAACCAAATCTTGATGTCTGTTAACTTCttcgtttctttgttgaagaagaactgGCAAAATGTTGGTTCCTTGGTTGTTAAGTCCTCCATGGGTCCAGCTTTCAGATTGTACTAA
- the PCL10 gene encoding Pcl10p (Pho85p cyclin~similar to YGL134W), which translates to MEMSKNNTTDTEGFDDGDIRPISLGIVDDYNTAFELPLKPKSSQSENFSDLTSEWEQSRSNTPGLPNSKTEKVPPCGTADTLRNRMRVEQLLESANEMNNYLAQNIENINNFQVGLLNGGKGLYNSMGDDSSARINGTSFSSTSNFELSDDELEDTTGYTSSIFDKDLFHQQNGLNIPRRRSPLFKSPTASFEIGDATDVEEQDVEGSIFSECSSITSFDIGGLHISPPHDEKEDQERTKLESQNPLLRGISIDVEVPHISVDEALANFKQTIEILLKLSGSKKCTGFNTGVEKKEYSNFYMKSKPTLSSADFLKRIQNKCEYQPTVYLVATFLIDTLFLTRNESGNHVLQLKSKLQEKEVHRVIIAAVRLSTKLLEDFVHSHEYFSKVCGVSKRLLTKLEVSLLICLCNTELMVSNRKLAAAQLLLNELRSCCK; encoded by the coding sequence atggaaatgagTAAAAACAATACCACAGACACAGAAGGGtttgatgatggtgataTACGCCCCATCAGCTTGGGAATCGTGGACGATTACAATACTGCGTTCGAGTTACCTTTGAAACCAAAGTCTTCACAGAGtgagaatttttcagatttaACAAGTGAATGGGAACAATCCAGATCAAATACGCCTGGTCTTCCAAACAGCAAGACCGAGAAAGTGCCGCCATGCGGTACAGCAGATACTTTAAGAAATAGGATGCGTGTAGAGCAACTGTTGGAATCTGCTAATGAAATGAATAATTATTTGGCGCAGAATATAGAGAACATAAACAATTTCCAGGTGGGGTTGTTGAATGGGGGGAAAGGGTTATATAATTCTATGGGTGATGATTCGAGCGCACGTATTAATGGCACTAGTTTTAGTTCGACGTCTAATTTTGAACTAAGTGATGATGAGCTTGAGGATACCACAGGTTACACAAGttctatttttgataaagacCTTTTTCACCAACAAAATGGGTTAAACATACCTCGCCGTAGGTCACCACTCTTCAAATCTCCAACTGCTAGTTTCGAAATTGGCGATGCTACGGATGTGGAGGAGCAAGATGTTGAAGGCTCTATTTTTTCCGAATGTAGCAGCATTACAAGCTTTGATATAGGAGGATTGCATATCAGTCCACCacatgatgaaaaagaagatcaagaaagaaCTAAGCTTGAAAGCCAAAATCCACTGCTACGTGGCATATCGATTGATGTAGAAGTTCCTCATATATCGGTTGATGAAGCTCTGGCGAATTTTAAGCAAACAATAGAAATACTACTAAAACTTAGTGGCAGTAAAAAGTGCACCGGTTTTAATACTGGAGtggagaagaaagaatacTCAAACTTTTATATGAAGAGTAAGCCGACCTTGTCATCAGCAGATTTCCTCAAGAGAATTCAAAACAAATGTGAATATCAACCAACTGTTTACCTTGTAGCAACGTTTTTAATAGACACGCTATTTTTAACAAGGAATGAAAGCGGCAATCACGTTTTGCAATTGAAGTCAAAACTACAGGAAAAGGAGGTCCATCGAGTAATAATAGCAGCGGTAAGACTGAGCACAAAGTTATTGGAAGATTTCGTTCATTCGCATGAATATTTTAGTAAAGTATGCGGTGTCTCTAAACGGCTTTTGACTAAATTAGAAGTAAGCCTATTGATTTGTTTATGCAATACTGAACTAATGGTCAGTAATAGAAAACTAGCCGCTGCACAGTTACTTTTGAATGAACTACGGTCTTGCTGTAAATAG
- the ITC1 gene encoding Itc1p (Subunit of ATP-dependent Isw2p-Itc1p chromatin remodeling complex~similar to YGL133W), translated as MVLYKRKPILLPDPKPLPLDLNVQVWHIEETGEWFPSYEEFLGRFDFYTRHHFTCEITGTSCLTFFQALDSEETQFKYVEDRFPLKLREPVARFLHFNGIRRLDALVEKVYARFKNDFFPGEVVYLRKQKDASTTSSNSQQSTPQPDDMAEINSVGNPGLPQYQYQRRYIIKEKVQFNATINPETKEIVMPAHTKYMLIEEAASSNKSFIVDQGQIYRDRSTFTKHLIKCFFKITLQRASSKMGAPWCVKPEYLAMYGLTMEWPKDMLKYKEDEPVVARRSNSASISSPENEKNKRQSKLSSKSITTNDASSKKESKKKRKQTEVNAAENNSSEEDKKKSQNATSENHSKKRKKEANEEPKTENVEAVPILANAEPPTVTITSIMDDLALPYQHPPNIFPSLTYYNEKLECISLGSTKISRPFDSFGKLLQAYQFLNTFGSKICLSHFSLDQFITSLKCTDPYELKGEVVLVNVRTQTSKEQRVEDGDLALKSKIENITDGDIENSSDWQRNLLIRDMIMKRNSSKVEYKIVHDDPASDDVLDNINHNGSALLIEVFTALLRLFINEDGDWSCVVVEEWIIDNNGVLTEKKDEKAEQMKQEQNVGGFFLQDKEKVGNLKDTLKEDVIEIERESDSRDEVKSGSDSDSEALDPKLEKCLNYRNVNWIERLTKRQFNNSYWLIILLGVLQDGRHLPMYTEFIDSFIEKIIPKDISATQLPKQLWRNFCRKLSFSDKVNALWVLIDLVSHFSPDIKTAVDDSMELCGQIRSERFKVARELKTEAVVLSNLQGDLQAIQEKLTKTDENTSSADGIDKKYDAESDNKPIDPALIEKKQKLIEEQDKKVQALQSDKNFLDNCLFENDLQRLKPLGLDRYGNRYFWLDHNGVPCHQCPADTNETPKNNNGLNYQSGRLLIQGPRASSAKFFLKVTDEQLSDWQKIRKSKGISEATKEVFGIFKTKSGSYNYVENGIETELLDSSDRVNPLIELTPIQKKIMDETPSRLLLSPDQWYCIDKLEDLSRIMDWLDNWGRKEHDLLRQIRPIMERIKSSLSLRDHALSLTAFTKGEGKLLKELENNEFTENELNVDNMDIDDNINSKNSGVKSEADAQADAEERKEAVIDEKLEVIADELMKLDDSSKTRKVLNRIQELENQRDKLLEQKRSIINSQRPGARILARSERKRTKISRDNKVNKQVEILTDLVNYRHFKAMEDVIAWKNILANSIWGSSLRKNASGNKKSGAIETVDDKLKDIVGQTSRTVTPAPN; from the coding sequence ATGGtattatataaaaggaaaccTATATTACTTCCTGATCCCAAGCCTTTGCCATTGGATTTGAACGTGCAAGTATGGCatattgaagaaactgGAGAATGGTTTCCTAGTTACGAAGAATTTTTGGGAAGGTTTGATTTCTACACTCGTCACCATTTCACATGTGAAATCACGGGTACTTCTTGCCTGACGTTTTTTCAAGCTCTGGATAGTGAGGAGACACAATTCAAATACGTGGAAGACAGATTTCCACTAAAGCTGAGGGAACCCGTTGCAAGATTTTTACATTTTAACGGAATAAGAAGGTTAGACGCATTAGTGGAGAAAGTTTACGCAAGATTTAAAAACGACTTTTTCCCAGGAGAAGTTGTTTATCTACGTAAACAGAAAGATGCTTCTACGACAAGCTCTAACTCCCAACAAAGTACTCCCCAGCCTGATGATATGGCAGAAATCAATAGCGTTGGTAATCCTGGCTTGCCTCAGtatcaatatcaaagacgttacattatcaaagaaaaggttCAATTCAACGCAACCATAAATCCAGAGACCAAAGAAATTGTGATGCCTGCTCATACTAAATATATGCTGATAGAAGAAGCAGCTTCCAGTAATAAATCCTTCATAGTTGATCAAGGGCAAATTTACAGGGATCGTTCCACTTTTACTAAGCATTTAATCAaatgctttttcaaaattaccTTACAGAGAGCGTCTTCAAAGATGGGTGCACCCTGGTGCGTCAAACCAGAATACTTAGCGATGTATGGTTTGACGATGGAGTGGCCAAAGGACATGttaaaatataaagaagatgagCCTGTCGTTGCAAGGCGTTCCAACAGCGCCAGCATTTCGTCGccagaaaatgaaaagaataaacgTCAAAGTAAATTGTCGAGTAAAAGTATCACCACAAATGATGCTTCtagtaaaaaagaatccaagaaaaagaggaaacaaACTGAAGTAAATGCTGCTGAGAATAATTCCTCGgaagaagataagaaaaagagccAAAACGCCACATCAGAAAATCATTctaaaaagaggaaaaaggaGGCTAATGAGGAACCCAAGACCGAAAATGTCGAAGCTGTTCCCATATTAGCTAATGCAGAGCCTCCGACTGTAACAATAACAAGCATAATGGATGATTTAGCTTTGCCATATCAACATCCACCCAACATTTTTCCAAGCTTAACATattataatgaaaaattagaatGTATTTCATTGGGTTCTACAAAAATCTCCAGACCTTTTGATTCTTTCGGAAAGCTATTACAAGCCTATCAGTTTCTGAATACGTTTGGTTCGAAAATCTGCTTATCTCATTTTAGCCTTGACCAATTCATAACTTCTTTGAAATGTACAGACCCATATGAGTTGAAGGGTGAGGTTGTTTTAGTGAACGTAAGAACGCAAACGTCTAAAGAACAAAGAGTTGAGGACGGTGATCTTGCgttgaaaagcaaaataGAGAATATTACTGATGGAGACATTGAAAACTCAAGTGATTGGCAAAGAAATTTGCTCATTCGTGAcatgataatgaaaagaaattccaGTAAGGTTGAGTACAAGATTGTTCATGATGACCCAGCATCAGACGATGTTCTTGACAATATCAATCACAATGGCTCCGCTCTTCTCATTGAAGTTTTTACGGCACTCCTACGTTTGTTCATCAACGAAGACGGAGATTGGAGTTGCGTCGTTGTTGAAGAGTGGATAATAGACAACAACGGAGTACTTacagagaaaaaagatgaaaaagcAGAGCAGATGAAGCAAGAACAAAACGTTGGCGGgttttttttacaagatAAGGAAAAGGTCGGTAACCTAAAGGACACATTAAAGGAAGATGTAatagaaattgaaagagaatCAGACTCTAGAGACGAAGTGAAGTCTGGATCTGATTCTGATTCTGAAGCACTAGATCCTAAATTAGAAAAGTGTTTAAATTACCGTAATGTCAACTGGATAGAGCGTTTAACGAAAAGGCAATTTAATAACAGTTACTGGCTCATAATCCTACTGGGTGTCTTACAAGATGGTAGGCATCTTCCTATGTACACAGAGTTTATTGATTCTTTCATAGAAAAGATCATACCCAAAGATATATCAGCTACTCAATTGCCCAAACAGCTTTGGAGAAACTTCTGTCGAAAACTGTCCTTCAGTGATAAAGTTAATGCACTGTGGGTACTTATTGACCTCGTGTCACATTTTTCTCCTGATATTAAAACTGCTGTAGATGATTCCATGGAACTATGCGGTCAAATTCGTAGCGAAAGATTCAAGGTTGCGAGAGAGTTGAAAACGGAGGCAGTCGTACTAAGCAATCTTCAAGGCGACTTGCAGGCAATACAAGAGAAGTTAACTAAAACAGATGAAAACACATCATCGGCTGATGGTATcgataaaaaatatgatgcCGAATCAGATAATAAACCAATTGATCCTGCTTTGATtgagaaaaagcaaaagttAATTGAAGAGCAGGATAAAAAAGTGCAAGCTTTACAATCAGATAAAAATTTCCTCGATAATtgtctttttgaaaacgaTTTACAAAGATTAAAGCCGTTGGGATTAGACCGATACGGAAACAGGTATTTTTGGCTGGATCACAATGGTGTTCCGTGTCATCAGTGTCCTGCTGATACAAATGAGACGCCCAAGAATAACAATGGTTTGAATTATCAGTCAGGTCGCTTATTAATTCAGGGGCCTAGGGCATCATCGGCgaaattctttttgaagGTCACTGATGAGCAATTAAGCGATTGGcaaaaaatcagaaaatcCAAAGGAATATCTGAAGCAACTAAAGAAGTGTTTGgtattttcaaaactaaATCCGGATCTTATAATTACGTAGAAAATGGAATAGAAACCGAACTATTGGACAGTAGCGATCGTGTCAACCCACTTATAGAGCTGACAcctattcaaaaaaagattatgGATGAAACACCTTCAAGGTTGCTACTATCACCAGATCAATGGTATTGTATTGATAAGCTAGAAGACTTGTCAAGAATAATGGACTGGTTAGATAATTGGGGTCGCAAAGAGCATGACCTCTTGAGGCAAATCAGACCTATAATGGAACGGATTAAGAGTTCTCTTAGCCTGCGTGACCACGCACTGTCACTGACAGCATTCACTAAGGGTGAAGGTAAGTTGCTAAAGGAGTTAGAAAACAACGAGTTTACCGAAAACGAATTGAATGTTGATAATATGGACAttgatgataatattaatagTAAAAACAGCGGTGTTAAAAGTGAAGCTGATGCACAGGCAGATGCAGAAGAGAGGAAAGAGGCTGTGATAGACGAAAAGCTGGAGGTAATTGCGGATGAACTTATGAAGCTTGATGATAGCTCGAAGACACGGAAAGTTCTTAATAGAATCcaagaattagaaaatcAGAGAGATAAGCTCTTGGAACAGAAGAgatcaataataaattcGCAAAGGCCAGGCGCGAGGATTTTAGCCCGTTcagaaaggaaaagaacCAAAATCTCCCGTGATAATAAAGTGAATAAGCAGGTTGAAATATTGACTGACCTGGTCAATTATAGACATTTTAAAGCTATGGAAGATGTAATAGCCtggaaaaatattttagcCAATTCGATATGGGGTTCTTCGCTTCGCAAAAATGCATCCgggaataaaaaaagtggtGCCATTGAAACAGTTGATGATAAATTAAAAGACATAGTAGGTCAAACCTCAAGAACTGTAACACCTGCTCCAaattaa